A DNA window from Carassius gibelio isolate Cgi1373 ecotype wild population from Czech Republic chromosome A6, carGib1.2-hapl.c, whole genome shotgun sequence contains the following coding sequences:
- the LOC128015246 gene encoding vitamin D3 hydroxylase-associated protein, whose protein sequence is MHRFNVQQLVLDMNINWTPVITATVCGTGALYLFFKWRKNQEIQKKILNARKRRDTSLLLAEQAVQQFKIQNPGFESSSIVSLSLSELAGKLKDGSLQPDAVLHAFMEKALEVNRDLNCSTEILMESVVQLEDIKSQKKGLLYGVPISIKDNISYEGHDTSCGVVSKLDQPALADSVVVKVLKKQGAIPFIKTNIPQGLLNYDCSNPIYGQTLNPCNLQKSPGGSSGGEAALIGGGGSLLGIGTDIAGSIRIPASFCGICGFKPTAMRISARGISSCIKGQKSVLSSFGPLARDVESLSLCMQALLCQDMFSLDPTVPPIPFNQEMYESSEPLRIGYYENDGYLQPSPSMARAFRETKDLLERAGHTLVPFQPLRLYHVFHELTIRGIMADKGRTLISHLKPGPIDPCIRNQDVILSTPSFIMKLISFVLKPFCPRMSASIDATHGVGSVAELWRIHANIEEYIHEVIAEWRRLNLDVLLCPMLGPAYNFTYCGRLNSALSYTSLYNLLNFPAGTVPVSAVTEEDEAQLSHYKGAHGDMWDKLFVKAVKGGVGLPVTVQCVSLPWQDEMCLRFMREVEHLTAKNKLTRKH, encoded by the exons ATGCACCGCTTTAATGTACAGCAGCTTGTTTTAGACATGAATATTAACTGGACGCCGGTGATTACAGCCACGGTTTGCGGTACAGGTGCATTATATCTTTTcttcaaatggagaaaaaaccaaGAGATTCAAAAGAAAATACTAAACGCACGAAAAAGACGAGATACATCTCTCCTGCTGGCTGAACAAGCGGtgcaacaatttaaaatacag AACCCAGGCTTTGAGAGCAGCTCTAtcgtgtctctgtctctgtctgagcTCGCTGGGAAACTAAAGGATGGCTCCCTGCAGCCAGACGCTGTGCTTCATGCCTTCATGGAAAAG GCTCTGGAGGTGAACAGGGATCTGAACTGCAGCACTGAGATCTTAATGGAGTCTGTGGTGCAGCTGGAAGACATCAAGTCTCAAAAGAAAGGTCTTCTGTACGGAGTGCCCATCAGCATCAAGGACAACATCTCATATGAG GGTCATGACACTTCCTGTGGTGTGGTGAGTAAGTTGGATCAGCCTGCGCTCGCGGACAGTGTGGTGGTCAAGGTGCTGAAGAAGCAGGGTGCGATCCCCTTCATCAAGACCAACATACCACAAGGTCTTCTCAA TTATGACTGCAGTAACCCCATTTATGGACAAACCTTGAACCCCTGCAACCTTCAGAAGTCCCCTGGAGGTTCGTCCGGAGGAGAGGCAGCTCTGATTGGAGGAGGAGGCTCTTTGCTAGGCATAGGCACTGACATTGCTGGGAGCATTCGTATCCCAGCATCCTTCTGTGGGATTTGTGGATTTAAACCCACTGCAATGAGGATAAG tgCTCGTGGAATCAGTTCTTGCATCAAAGGCCAGAAATCAG TGTTGTCCTCTTTTGGCCCTTTGGCTAGGGACGTCGAAAGCTTGTCACTGTGTATGCAGGCGCTGCTCTGCCAGGACATGTTCTCCTTAGACCCCACCGTCCCTCCCATACCATTCAACCAAGAG ATGTATGAGAGCTCCGAGCCCCTGAGGATTGGTTATTATGAGAATGACGGGTATCTACAGCCGTCTCCGAGCATGGCCAGGGCCTTCAGGGAGACTAAGGACCTGCTGGAAAGAGCGGGGCACACG CTGGTTCCATTCCAACCGCTGCGGCTCTACCACGTCTTCCATGAGTTGACTATCAGAGGGATCATGGCAGACAAAGGTCGGACCCTCATCAGTCATCT GAAGCCAGGTCCCATTGACCCGTGTATCCGCAATCAGGACGTGATTTTGAGCACTCCAAGCTTCATAATGAAGCTCATTTCTTTTGTTCTCAAGCCTTTT TGTCCACGGATGTCTGCAAGCATAGATGCTACTCATGGAGTTGG gtctgTGGCTGAATTGTGGAGAATACATGCAAATATTGAG GAGTACATTCATGAGGTGATAGCGGAGTGGAGGAGACTGAATCTGGATGTTTTGTTGTGTCCCATGCTTGGACCAGCCTACAATTTCACTTACTGCGGGAGACTCAACA GTGCTCTCAGTTACACCAGCCTGTATAACCTGCTGAACTTCCCTGCCGGGACGGTGCCTGTGTCTGCTGTGACGGAGGAGGACGAGGCACAGCTCAGTCACTACAAGGGTGCCCATGGGGACATGTGGGACAAACTCTTCGTTAAG gcgGTGAAGGGTGGCGTTGGTCTCCCTGTGACAGTGCAGTGTGTGTCTCTGCCGTGGCAGGATGAAATGTGTCTGCGCTTTATGAGAGAGGTAGAACATCTCACAGCCAAGAACAAACTCACCAGGAAACATTAA
- the LOC128015247 gene encoding cytochrome b-c1 complex subunit 6, mitochondrial: MVFEDKMITNGEPEEEEEEEEEEDMVDPLETVREKCEQTEHCVHARERLEACETRVGSRSETTEDCTEELFDFLHARDHCVAHKVFQSIK; this comes from the exons atggttttcgAAGATAAAATGATCACGAATGGAGAGCCAGAGGAG gaggaagaagaagaagaggaggaggatatGGTG GACCCGTTAGAGACTGTGCGGGAGAAGTGTGAGCAGACGGAGCATTGTGTTCATGCTCGTGAGCGTCTCGAGGCGTGTGAGACAAGGGTCGGCTCGCGCTCAGAGACCACAGAGGACTGTACGGAGGAGCTGTTTGACTTCCTGCACGCTCGGGACCACTGT GTGGCCCACAAGGTTTTCCAGTCAATCAAATAA
- the lrrc41 gene encoding leucine-rich repeat-containing protein 41, protein MIKKQCSANYRFSFEPPSATWMKSYFSVRCFFSNTFLFSKRETEARIVSSTRCVEQMGISNGSSLVQMCIVKVAQNMHLLERKVANLPVSLLKDLLSHLNIYYLDRIESAAASKGVSTSVIWAAIWRDLDQTWRWRLKSALPDQDVKQRCLERLFHMVLFTQIRRGGSYLSDLSESSILSMTVKHVRVLSLHTSTRNICRLSSGDLRPILSSLEKGVKSLKLLDAKSLFKHGRKHVLFVLHRLLDHGSVREVVLRRNPDSSFLSWLTSRRRGHQLSVSSAPEASHADGHRSVLGEFDSRCSAELEEPAAKRLALDMEENPEVLCSEFSSSSRSADRCPEGQIHSLDFEVSKCDILTTVSRILPTWLCLHTLHLHSDWLISEQEMSVLVESLRRLFLNPGCSLTDLSISHVSAHTHVISILRACLTLQNLSLEICPPAERNQWRPQPRFTEHKELCLEKLTVRSTGPMTVTCFLPVLKLTPKLSSLHFTGIHLSQEFFHTLTGSNPSLKVLKLEDINLSDHHQEILQFLERSVLEELSFRDCRLLDKCAVKKDFLLPFVEALKGISSLRTLMLAQNRLATSAIEIARLFSGCRPSKITKVDLSSNFILPAELLEFAQLLETYRPVQRLTLDLRSNPLDRDPEVKGQALRKLLPYCNILTDDWDSRSTMADHISVM, encoded by the exons ATGATTAAGAAACAATGCAGCGCTAATTACAGATTCAGCTTTGAGCCGCCGAGCGCCACCTGGATGAAAAGCTACTTTTCTGTCCgatgttttttttctaatacatttttattttccaaacGGGAGACGGAAGCAAGAATTGTATCCAGCACGCGCTGTGTTGAACAAATGGGGATTTCTAATGGAAGCTCGTTGGTGCAGATGTGCATCGTCAAAGTCGCTCAAAACATGCATTTGTTGGAAAGAAAGGTTGCGA ATCTGCCTGTCTCTCTCCTGAAAGACCTGCTGTCACATCTAAACATTTATTATCTGGACAGAATCGAATCTGCTGCTGCCTCCAAAG GAGTCTCCACGTCTGTCATTTGGGCAGCAATATGGAGAGATCTGGACCAGACGTGGCGCTGGAGATTGAAG TCAGCACTGCCCGATCAGGACGTGAAGCAGAGATGTTTGGAGAGGCTGTTTCACATGGTGCTGTTCACTCAGATCAGACGGGGAGGATCGTACCTCTCCGATCTCAGCGAGTCTTCCATTCTCTCCATGACTGTAAAACACGTCCGAGTCctttctctccacacatcaaCCAGAAACATCTGCAGGCTCTCGTCCGGGGACCTGCGGCCCATCCTGAGCAGCCTAGAAAAGGGAGTGAAGTCCCTCAAATTACTGGATGCAAAATCGCTGTTCAAACACGGCCGGAAACACGTGCTGTTTGTCCTCCACCGGCTCCTGGATCACGGCTCTGTTAGAGAAGTGGTTCTGAGAAGAAACCCAGATTCATCTTTTCTGAGCTGGCTCACGTCCAGACGCAGAGGTCATCAGTTATCGGTGTCCAGTGCTCCGGAGGCATCCCACGCTGACGGACATCGTTCAGTTTTAGGTGAATTCGACTCGAGGTGTAGTGCAGAGCTGGAGGAACCTGCTGCCAAACGCCTCGCTTTAGACATGGAGGAAAACCCAGAGGTTTTGTGCAGTGAGTTTTCATCCTCAAGCCGCTCTGCTGACCGCTGCCCTGAAGGTCAGATCCACTCGCTTGATTTTGAAGTGTCCAAATGTGATATCCTGACCACAGTGTCTCGTATCCTGCCGACATGGTTGTGTCTCCACACGCTACATCTTCACAGTGACT ggCTCATTAGTGAGCAGGAGATGTCAGTGTTGGTGGAGTCTCTCAGACGGTTGTTTCTGAACCCCGGCTGCTCTCTGACGGATCTCAGTATAAGTCACGtcagcgctcacacacacgtGATCAGCATCCTGCGAGCCTGTCTGACCCTTCAGAACCTGTCTCTGGAGATCTGTCCGCCTGCCGAGAGAAACCAGTGGAGACCGCAGCCGCGTTTCACTGAACACAAAG AGCTCTGCCTGGAAAAGCTGACAGTCAGATCCACTGGTCCAATGACAGTGACGTGCTTTCTGCCGGTCCTAAAATTAACTCCAAAACTCAGCAGCCTTCATTTCACAGGAATCCATCTGTCACAGGAGTTTTTTCACACATTAACAG GATCTAATCCATCCCTCAAGGTATTAAAGCTGGAAGACATAAACTTATCTGACCATCACCAGGAGATTCTTCAGTTTCTGGAACGTTCTGTGTTAGAAG AGCTGTCCTTCAGAGACTGCAGGCTGCTGGATAAGTGTGCGGTAAAGAAGGACTTCCTGCTGCCATTTGTAGAAGCACTGAAAGGGATTTCCTCCCTCCGGACCCTGATGCTGGCCCAGAATCGCCTGG CAACAAGTGCCATAGAGATTGCTAGATTATTCTCAGGATGCCGCCCAAGCAAAATCACAAAAGTAGACCTAAG CTCAAATTTCATTCTTCCTGCTGAGCTGCTGGAGTTCGCGCAGCTGCTGGAAACATACAGACCTGTTCAGCGCCTCACTCTGGACCTGAGGTCTAATCCACTGGATCGTGACccggaggtcaaaggtcaagcgcTGCGAAAGCTCCTCCCATACTGTAATATATTAACAGACGACTGGGACTCCAGGTCCACTATGGCAGATCACATCAGTGTGATGTGA